One window of the Diospyros lotus cultivar Yz01 chromosome 12, ASM1463336v1, whole genome shotgun sequence genome contains the following:
- the LOC127786830 gene encoding uncharacterized protein LOC127786830 has translation MALMFHLSVDASFTGLAKPASVIETFCADELVSRYITLDGVVILVDCKHAMQHLNEEKLRFVVNEAVEQIAYADRIILNKIDLVTEAELDILTKRIKHINGMAQIKLAKHGVVDMDFVLGVGGYDLERIDSEVQGDGSHLVTHSHESGHGEC, from the exons ATGGCTTTGATGTTTCATTTATCTGTTGATGCTTCTTTTACAGGCCTTGCAAAGCCAGCTTCTGTTATTGAAACATTCTGTGCTGATGAGCTGGTTTCACGTTATATAACACTTGATGGCGTTGTTATTTTGGTTGACTGTAAGCATGCCATGCAGCATCTAAATGAGGAGAAACTGAGATTTGTGGTGAATGAGGCAGTGGAACAGATTGCCTATGCAGATCGTATTATTCTGAACAAG ATAGATTTGGTGACTGAGGCTGAGTTGGACATTTTGACCAAGAGAATTAAG CATATCAATGGGATGGCTCAAATAAAGCTCGCTAAACATGGGGTTGTTGACATGGATTTTGTTTTGGGAGTGGGAGGTTATGACCTTGAAAG AATTGATTCAGAAGTTCAGGGTGATGGCTCTCACTTGGTTACGCATTCACATGAAAGTGGGCATG GTGAATGTTAG